One bacterium DNA segment encodes these proteins:
- a CDS encoding PEP-CTERM sorting domain-containing protein (PEP-CTERM proteins occur, often in large numbers, in the proteomes of bacteria that also encode an exosortase, a predicted intramembrane cysteine proteinase. The presence of a PEP-CTERM domain at a protein's C-terminus predicts cleavage within the sorting domain, followed by covalent anchoring to some some component of the (usually Gram-negative) cell surface. Many PEP-CTERM proteins exhibit an unusual sequence composition that includes large numbers of potential glycosylation sites. Expression of one such protein has been shown restore the ability of a bacterium to form floc, a type of biofilm.): protein MSRFEIPAAGAAILTMALGLSAFTATAQTVAMSGQYHQSSGRTVNLPINPLTPCDPSQSARCHGAGVNGGTPAYVEPSSGVPVAGGHRIIPGGLGVGDAFTVPTDAFTQPGVRSSTPILNNVAILQLDTTFSYAGPASGRARTPAPLTRVMSAMNWTKPGAGQAGRLAANTTPLDPATQTEFFVGLSFDAGPNEFGGTMAMLLAGSGRVYLNGVILGSAAGATSTRPWVGTNPVGGSPTFRTRDGAGWGYTTMGGQPPGVIINNAGFAAPCTQEFPPGPAGCGLVTDFTGTTIGTIPAATSTRWLYPWTTGTVEVVRTGTVGGNPFNQTLTGMGYDTTSMTTGGGTVRNIGLVTGGYYRRTSASGVDNLFTVTGMDLQFVPEPGALASLVFGVGCLGALTHRRRNG from the coding sequence ATGAGCAGGTTCGAGATACCGGCAGCCGGCGCTGCCATTCTGACGATGGCCCTGGGGCTGTCGGCGTTCACGGCGACGGCGCAGACGGTGGCCATGAGCGGCCAGTACCACCAGAGTTCCGGACGCACGGTCAACCTACCCATCAATCCCCTGACCCCCTGCGACCCGTCCCAGAGCGCACGTTGTCACGGGGCCGGTGTGAACGGCGGTACGCCCGCCTACGTCGAGCCCTCGTCGGGGGTGCCCGTCGCGGGGGGGCATCGGATCATTCCCGGTGGCCTCGGTGTCGGCGATGCCTTCACCGTTCCGACGGACGCCTTCACCCAGCCTGGCGTCCGGAGTTCGACGCCGATTCTCAACAACGTTGCGATCCTGCAGCTCGACACCACCTTTTCGTATGCCGGTCCGGCGTCGGGGCGGGCGCGAACGCCGGCGCCGCTCACGCGCGTCATGTCCGCCATGAACTGGACGAAGCCGGGCGCGGGGCAGGCCGGCCGCCTGGCCGCGAATACGACGCCCCTCGATCCGGCGACCCAGACGGAGTTCTTCGTAGGGCTCTCGTTCGACGCGGGCCCGAACGAGTTCGGTGGGACGATGGCGATGCTGCTCGCCGGATCGGGTCGCGTCTATCTGAACGGCGTCATCCTCGGCAGCGCAGCCGGCGCGACCTCCACGCGCCCCTGGGTCGGGACGAACCCGGTGGGTGGGAGTCCGACGTTTCGGACGCGCGATGGCGCGGGCTGGGGCTACACGACGATGGGAGGCCAGCCGCCGGGCGTGATCATCAACAACGCGGGCTTCGCCGCGCCCTGCACCCAGGAGTTCCCGCCCGGCCCGGCGGGTTGTGGTCTCGTGACCGACTTCACGGGCACGACGATCGGAACGATCCCGGCAGCGACTTCCACCCGCTGGCTCTATCCCTGGACCACCGGAACCGTCGAGGTCGTGCGGACCGGCACCGTGGGCGGCAACCCGTTCAATCAGACGCTGACGGGGATGGGGTACGACACGACGTCGATGACGACCGGTGGCGGGACCGTCCGCAACATCGGGCTGGTGACCGGCGGATACTATCGTCGGACCTCTGCGTCGGGTGTCGACAATCTCTTTACCGTCACGGGCATGGACCTTCAGTTCGTCCCGGAGCCGGGGGCGTTGGCCTCGCTGGTCTTCGGGGTCGGTTGCCTGGGAGCGCTCACGCATCGTCGACGCAACGGCTGA